From a region of the Salvelinus alpinus chromosome 2, SLU_Salpinus.1, whole genome shotgun sequence genome:
- the LOC139549418 gene encoding zinc finger protein 664-like — MSSPSYSPPAKEEKVCWTEKEVLVKEEEKDVTIQNQVEGEAVTVKEEEKDVSVKEEEDAFRVKEDEDVTVKVEEDAVFGVKEEEGKMTVTSIKEEETGFLGPVSQTHIKASNGSNDELSHKVVLGKRALINTRERCEYLESSGEPQQHHDALDAAEAEKSLSTSEHLKKHQQRPTGKKPHCCSDCGKCFKYSSDLKIHQRTHTREKPYSCDQCGKSFTQSSSLKSHRKLHTGEKPFSCDQCGKRFIKSSNLRVHQRTHTGEKPYSCDQCVKSFITSRDLTIHQRTHTGEKPHSCDHCGKSFTTSSYLTIHQRRHTGEKPYSCVQCGKRYSDKSYLIKHQKIHT, encoded by the exons ATGAGTTCACCAAGCTACTCTCCCCCTGCTAAAGAAGAgaaggtctgctggacggagaaagaagttCTTGttaaagaggaagagaaagatgttacaatacaaaatcaagtagagggtgaggctgttacagtgaaagaagaagagaaagacgtttcagtgaaagaagaggaagacgcgttcagagtgaaagaggatgaggatgttacagtaaaagtagaggaggatgcagtttttggagtgaaagaagaggaggggaaGATGACTGTCACATCCATAAAGGAGGAGGAAACAGGAtttctgggcccggtttcccaaacgcatATTAAGGCATCtaatggttctaacgatgaacttagccatAAGGTGGTTTTGGGAAAACGGGCCctgattaacacta gagagagatgtgAATATCTTgaatcctctggggagcctcaacaacatcatgatgcaCTTGATGCCgctgaggcagagaagagtctctccacatcagaacacctcaagaaacaccagcagagacccacaggAAAGAAACCTCACTGCTGCTCGGACTGTGGGAAATGTTTTAAATATTCATCAGACcttaaaatacaccagagaacacacacaagagagaaaccgtatagctgtgatcaatgtgggaagagttttactcagtcaagcTCCCTGAAATCCCACCGTAAActacatacaggagagaaaccttttagctgtgatcaatgtgggaagagatttatTAAGTCTAGCAATCTGagagtacaccagagaacacacacaggagagaaaccttacagctgtgatcaatgtgtgAAAAGTTTTATTACATCTAGagatctgactatacaccagagaacacacacaggagagaaacctcatagctgtgatcactgtgggaagagttttactacatctagctatctgactatacaccagcggagacacacgggagagaaaccttatagctgtgttcaatgtgggaagagatactctgataaaagttatctgatcaaacatcagaaaatacatacatga